In one window of Leptospira sp. WS92.C1 DNA:
- a CDS encoding DUF1564 domain-containing protein: protein MGYLLLNSDQEIHSPLHKDRRETVTLLIPEATLQRFGSSKAHSLPKRIPQMLRTYGKYLTATKRLGKKAGTTLYQPSPGEKKMKRINVRLGSGSWTLLGALAQAHGVSRCYLFNYLLWLEESGVGESIFETFNAGVPAFHSNYSYILHLDLPYNRVTRRLNTTPECQFYTLDYRDWFPN from the coding sequence ATGGGATACTTATTGCTGAATTCAGACCAGGAGATTCATTCTCCACTACATAAAGATAGAAGGGAAACAGTAACCTTGTTGATTCCGGAAGCAACGTTACAGCGCTTTGGCTCAAGCAAAGCTCATTCGTTGCCAAAAAGAATTCCACAAATGTTACGAACGTATGGAAAATATCTGACTGCAACAAAACGTCTGGGAAAGAAGGCGGGAACCACCTTGTATCAGCCCAGTCCAGGAGAGAAAAAAATGAAACGAATCAACGTTCGCTTAGGCTCCGGAAGTTGGACGTTACTCGGAGCCTTGGCGCAAGCGCATGGCGTATCCCGTTGTTATCTTTTTAATTATCTCTTGTGGTTGGAAGAGTCTGGGGTCGGTGAGTCTATCTTTGAAACTTTTAATGCGGGAGTTCCCGCCTTTCACAGTAATTACAGTTATATCCTCCACCTTGATTTGCCATACAATCGAGTTACACGAAGACTCAATACGACACCGGAGTGTCAATTCTATACTTTAGATTACCGAGACTGGTTTCCAAATTAA